From Bradyrhizobium erythrophlei:
GACTGGCCGAGATGCTCGCGCGTGCGATCCTGGATCGCGCCCATCGATTCCACGGCCCACTGGTCGTGCACGTTGATGTCGGCGCCCATGCCGGTGTAGGTATCGTGCGCCTGCTCATGCGGATCGAAGCCATAATCGTTCGACTTGTTCTTGCGCGAGCGATAGTCGGGAAGCTGATAGAGCTCGAGGCGCTGCTCGCGCATCTTCTTCTTGTCCATCGGCGCGGTGTAGCTGGTGAAGATCGCGTACCAATAGCAATGCGTATCATCGACGGGCACGTGCCACTGTGTGATCGTCATCTCGGTGCTCATCGGGATCACGAAGGCGTGCGGGAACAGCGCGTTGGTCACCCGCACATGGGTCCGCCTATCGTCAATTTCACGTAGCGCGACGAGCCGCAGGCCATATTCGGTTTGCTCGACATTGATAATCGGCCGATCGTACTCGCGAAGCACCTTCGTCATCGGTATTTCGCTATCGGCGGACGCGCCGCGAAACTGCTTGCCATACGCGATCGAGGTGTCCTCGTCCTCGAAGAAGCGGTGCAGGAACGAGGCATGCGCCGGATCAATTCCGACTTCGAAAGCCTGCAGCCAGTTACATTCGATCAGTCCCTTGAACGCGAAGGTGTAGGCATTGGGAGCTGCAAAACAGTCGATCTCCGGAAACGCGGGCGGCTCGCCTTCGCCGAGATAGGCCCAGAGGATGCCGCCCTTCTCCGTGACGGGATAGGCACGCTGCTTGATATTCTTGCAGAGCGAGGAGCCGACCGGCTCCGCTGGCGTCTCAAGGCACTGCCCCTTGACGTCGAACAACCAGCCATGGAATGCGCACCGCAGGCCGCCATTCTCGAGCCGGCCGAATGCGAGGTCGGCGCCGCGGTGCGGACAATCGCGATCCACCAAGCCGTAGCGGCCATTTTCATCACGGAACAAGACGAAGTTCTCGCCGAGCAACTTGACCGGCTTGATCGGCCGCTCGCCCTCCAGTTCATCGACCAGGGCTGCCGGCTGCCAGTACATCCGCATGAATTTGCCGGCGGGATCCGCAGGACCGATACGGGTGATCAGATCATTCTGCTGTTGGCTCATCATGGTGCGGGTCTCCTCAGGTCTTGTTCGACAGTGCTGCGGCTCAGCGCTGGAATACGACTTTGCCGCCGACCACCGTGATGGAAGCCTTGATGTCCTTGATCTGGTCTTCCGGCACGGTCATGTAGTCTGCCGAGAGCACCACCAGATCCGCCAATTTGCCCGGCTCGAGTGTGCCCTTTTTGGCTTCCTCGAACGTGTAGCGTGCGGCCGCACTGGTATAGAGACGCAGCGCCTGTTCACGGCTGATGGCCTCGGAAGCACCGTAGACGTTCCCGTTCGGATCCTTCCGCGTCACCATGATGTACATGTTGAGCAGCGGGTTGATCGGATTGACGGGGAAGTCAGTGCCGGCGCCGAGATTGTCGAGGCCCATTTTGTCGATCAACGTTTTGGTGGGCAAGGCGCGATCTGCGACGGCGCGACCGAGGAAGCGCTCCACCGTCGCCGCCTTGTCCCACATGAAGACATTCTGGAAGTCGATGCGGACGCCGAGCTTGTGGGCGCGCTCCATCTGTTCGGGCCGGATCAGGCTGGCGTGGATCAGGATAAAGCGGCGATCCCGGATGGACTTTTCCTTGTCGGCCGCCTCGAACGCGTCGAGGACCTGATCGATACCGAGATCACCGACGACGTGGACGCCGACGCGCCAGTTGTAGCGGTTACAGATCGAGATAAGCTGCTTCAGCCGTTCCGGCGTCTGTTGCGCGATACCGTGATAGTCATCGTGCGAGTCCGGATAGACATCGCGCATCAGCGCGGTCTTCAGCGTCATGCCGCCATCGTAGAAGATCTTGATCCCCGCAAATTTCAGCCAATCGTCACCGAAGCCGGACGACGCACCGTTGCCGGACATGATCGCCTCCCACGCCGCCATCTCCGCCGGCGGTTCCGGCCGGAACATCAGGCCGACACGAAGCGTCGCCTCTTTGGCGAGCGCGATCTTCTGCAGCGTCCGGATGTCACGCGCTTCCGTCGCGCCCTCGACCGCGCTGGTGATCCCGAAGCCGTTGAGCACGCTCTCTGCGAGTTTGAACTGCTGGATCTCGTCCTCGTCCGACCACGGCGGCACGGCTTTCTCGACCCGATCGATCGCGGTCTCGACGAGAACGCCGGTCAATTCCCCCGCGGCATCCCGCTCAAAGGAGCCACCGCCTGGATTGGCCGTGCTCTTGTCCACGCCCGCGCTCTGCAGCGCCATGCTGTTGGCCATCGAGAAATGGCCGACGGTGCGCAGATAGACCGGATTGCTCGGAGCGACGCTGTCGATTTCCTGCCGGGTAAGATACCGCTTCTCCGCGAGCTGCGATGGCGGATGCCACGCACCGCCGATAATCCATTCGCCCGGCTTCTTCTTGCCTGCGAACGTTCTGATCGCGTCGAGCGCCTCCGCGACAGTCTTCGCGCGGCTCATATTCACGACGTATTCAGCCATACCCGCCGCCTTGAAATGCGCGTGGGTGTCGATCAATCCGGGAACAACGGTCTTGCCGCCCACGTCGAATACGCGCGTCTGCGTGCCGATCAGCGCCTTAATCGATGCGCTGGTGCCGACCGCGAGGATCTTACCGTCCCTGATCGCAGTTGCCTCCGCG
This genomic window contains:
- a CDS encoding amidohydrolase produces the protein MFGKLKALSVLGVGVYLASATYAAAQQADLNSPDLVLINAKILTMDASSSVAEATAIRDGKILAVGTSASIKALIGTQTRVFDVGGKTVVPGLIDTHAHFKAAGMAEYVVNMSRAKTVAEALDAIRTFAGKKKPGEWIIGGAWHPPSQLAEKRYLTRQEIDSVAPSNPVYLRTVGHFSMANSMALQSAGVDKSTANPGGGSFERDAAGELTGVLVETAIDRVEKAVPPWSDEDEIQQFKLAESVLNGFGITSAVEGATEARDIRTLQKIALAKEATLRVGLMFRPEPPAEMAAWEAIMSGNGASSGFGDDWLKFAGIKIFYDGGMTLKTALMRDVYPDSHDDYHGIAQQTPERLKQLISICNRYNWRVGVHVVGDLGIDQVLDAFEAADKEKSIRDRRFILIHASLIRPEQMERAHKLGVRIDFQNVFMWDKAATVERFLGRAVADRALPTKTLIDKMGLDNLGAGTDFPVNPINPLLNMYIMVTRKDPNGNVYGASEAISREQALRLYTSAAARYTFEEAKKGTLEPGKLADLVVLSADYMTVPEDQIKDIKASITVVGGKVVFQR
- a CDS encoding aromatic ring-hydroxylating dioxygenase subunit alpha is translated as MMSQQQNDLITRIGPADPAGKFMRMYWQPAALVDELEGERPIKPVKLLGENFVLFRDENGRYGLVDRDCPHRGADLAFGRLENGGLRCAFHGWLFDVKGQCLETPAEPVGSSLCKNIKQRAYPVTEKGGILWAYLGEGEPPAFPEIDCFAAPNAYTFAFKGLIECNWLQAFEVGIDPAHASFLHRFFEDEDTSIAYGKQFRGASADSEIPMTKVLREYDRPIINVEQTEYGLRLVALREIDDRRTHVRVTNALFPHAFVIPMSTEMTITQWHVPVDDTHCYWYAIFTSYTAPMDKKKMREQRLELYQLPDYRSRKNKSNDYGFDPHEQAHDTYTGMGADINVHDQWAVESMGAIQDRTREHLGQSDKAIIQYRRLLRQEIEKVTQGGKPFMFLDQAHAKSIQGPPTMDGIGPTKGWETYWMEVDVKRRREAPWAASVPVQIASSDLTAAE